The stretch of DNA tatatatatatatatatatatatatatatatatatatatatatatatatatatatatatatatatatatatatatatatatatatatatatatatatatatatataatatatatatatatcacacaatatTAACTGGTAAACTGTCAACCTTGGGAGCAACATGATAAGTTACAAAAGAACAACCAGCCAGAAATCCTTCAGACTGAGACGAAGGATCTCTTCAGGAAGCTCACAAATATCCCACGACCTCTCCTTCAAActcaagtatatttattttttattttttaataagtgagatctcttctttctgtatttcctgtttccttctcttgcttctttcgaattaacaccataatgttctttggaataataataataataataataataataataataataataataataataataataataataatacaccatattctttggaagcttgaatttcaagtctatggtctctgtggtaggcttgttccatatgaatagggttcaacttctgtataataataataataataataataataataataaataataataattaatctttggaaacttgaattgccagtcaatggccctgtggtgggcttgttccatatgaataatcttctgaataataataataataataataataataataataataataataataataataataatctttggaagcttgaattgccagtcaatggcccctgtggtaagtttgttccatatggatagggttcaacatctgaataataataataataataataataataataataataataataataataataataatggttgtttGAAGTCTGTGGtgtccacccccaccccacccctggcAGGCCATTTCTCATAAAAGGGccgtgaaatatataattttttttttcggccgCAAAAATCTCCAGCGGGAGGATTTATCGGGCGTAACTCATCGGCGAGTTTCGAACTACGCCCTTTTTAAAAGTTGCAGCAGCCTGTGGTGGGCTGCTCTAGGATTTATGGGCGCGCCCGTTATCTCTCGCAGGTTTATGAATTAAGGGGCCTGGGTATTTTCGAGAGCTTGCACGGAAGCGCTCGCTTGatcttgcatattattattattattattattattattattattggagacacaaatccacagttatgtatatgtacatatatgtgcacatacataattgtggatttgtttctccattttaagattcatgccactataagtatttttaaattgaCATTAGTCTACTGAGTTAAAATTCATAATTCACATATGGCTGTCCCTCTGCAACgtgggactatatatatatatatatatatatatatatatatatatatatatatatatatatatatatatatatatatatatacagtatatatatatatatatatatatacagtatatacatagatagatagatagatggatagatagacagatggatagatagacagatatatatatactgtatatatatatttatatatatatacttatatatatatgtatattttatatatatatatatatatatatatatatatatatatatatatattatatatatatttatatatatatatgcatggcaTCAACTCTCTTCTCACTTCCTTTTCTctgtacctcctcctcctcctcctcctcctcctcctcctcctcctcctcctcctcctcctcccgtcctCCCCCTCTGCCCCCTCTCCACCTCcaactccacctcctcctcataCCTACGGAGAGAACATCCCCAGTCTTGAGTTCCATTCGTAGAAGattcgtctgagagagagagagagagagagagagagagagagagagagagagagagagagagagagagagtgggagcgAGCGTCGTTTCGACgtgtcaggaggaggaggacgacgacgacgacgacgttCCACAACACAATATTACGCGAAATTAAAAAAGTTACATCTTGTCGCACCGGAGACGCCTTTTGCTCCTCGCCAGCTCTTTCCGGGGAGGTCTCGGGGAACCAACTTTCCCTTTTGGCTCTAACTTCGGGAGTGAGCGAGCGACTCGGCTACACGTGAGTTGCTTTACATGGAGGGAGCGACGGCGATGTTGCGCCTTTCCcgagatgatgatggtgatgatgctgaTGTCTGGATGCTGAGCGGATTCCCTGCTGGGTGGCTGAGTGTTCAGAGCTCTTTCTTTCGCCGCCCGCTTTTGCATGAGCCAGAATTTTGGGCGGTGGGGCGAGGGGGACAGGGAGGAAAGAAAGGCGCCGGAGTTAGGGAAAAGAGAAGCAGGAAATATGCAgcggatagatagacagacagacagacagtcagatagatagatagatagattagatacaGTATCTAGAAAGGGAGAGACTTTGTGAGCAAATATTTCCCattccccattcctcctccctccctcctcatttccccctcctcctccctcctcctcctcctcctcctcctcctcctcctcctcctcctcctcctcctcctccagcctccttccattttatttagATACACTATCTAGAAAGGGAAAGACTTCATGAGTGAACATTTCCCAATCCccattcccttcctccctccccattcccttcctccctccccattccttcctccctccccaattctcctcctcctcctcctcctcctccccctccccctccagccCCCTCCATTTTATTTAGATACATTATCTAGAAAGGGAGAGACTTCATGAGTGAACATTTCTCATTCCCcattccttccctccctccccaattctccccctcctcctcctctcccttcccacTCCTCCAGCctccttccattttatttagACACACATCCCCAAATTAAAACCAGTTTGTAGCGTATCATTAACACTAAcgccctctaaaaaaaaaaaaagtaataaataaagcaataatgaTGACTCTCCAACAGAGTTTGATTAATAAAAGACTGGTAGCACCGATTGGCGATGAGTACAGAACCTTTCTCAGATGCAAAAATTCCTGGAAAAAGCAGgagccatatcttaaaaactaaccacagaattttcttgaaaataatctcattatgtttcccacacccaaattagtGAGAAAATACGtttctgacctaacctaacccaacctaacctaacctggttaatataacccaacctaacctaacctggtcAACATagcccaacccaacctaacctggttaacataacccaacctaacctggttaacataacccaacctaacctaacctggttaacataacccaacctaacctaacctaacctggttaACATAGCCCAACCCAACCTAAACTGGTTAacataacccaacctaacctaacctggttaacataacccaacctaacctaacctggttaacataacccaacctaacctaacctggttaacataacccaacctaacctaacctggttaacttaacccaacctaacctaacctggttaacataacccaacctaacctaacctaacctaggggaatggcaaaaaaaccgggcctggtgcaacactagcatacatctcaggaatttacgGAAAGCCAACTGTTGTAGCAGCGGGTAGAGACAGGGTATCTTCggacaaataacaaaaacaatattgacGCTGTAGAAGGAGAGTCAGTCAGTCCTCCCtccgtcgtgtgtgtgtgtgtgtgtttgttttcaagtCATTACCGAGATCCTCCTTACCTTCGTTACCTGCGTTAACGAAGTCAGGAGAGGCTGGTCGTGTTTTTCGATCGTGCTTgtttgcgtgtgtgcgcgtgcgtgtgaatgtgcgtgtgtgtgtgtgtgtgtgtgtgtgttattcatgACTGAATTCTGctcttgtttgtttatctttatatgtGATGAGTTTATCACTCTTCTATGAGAAGTTTCTTAGGTTACGATAAAGATCAATATTGGTCTCTCACTATAATCtgttgtgtaaagagagagagagagagagagagagagagagagagagagagagagatcaccattGCCCATGAATGGTATCTCACTATTATCTGttgtgtatgaagagagagagagagagagagagagagagagccacgttGCCCATTAATGGTCTCTCAgtataatctgagagagagagagagatcaccattGCCCATGAATGGTCTCACTATAAtctgttgtggagagagagagagagagagagagagagagagagagagagagaccaaagagTATTATTATGTTTGCCGACCAAtttgaatattctttaaaaaatcaacTATAATCTGTTGTCAATTTTCACTTCCATCAGCAATCGTAAATCTgggattagaaagagagagagagagagagagagagagagagagagagagagccataaactACGTCCCATTAATGAACAAACTGAAATCAACGCCCGGGGAGGCGGGGGAAAGAGGTGGGGAGAAGGGGGAAATGGAAACAGGCATAAACGCCAATTAGAACGGCGGATGCGCCCAGCTGAGAATCACTACAGGAACTCACAACGTAAACAAACAGACGACGCTCATCCCCATTCTCTTCCCCCTTTAGTGAATGAGGCACCGTGAACAGTACCATAAATGATAAAGAACAAGAGTTGAAAGAAAGCTCTTTTGAATGACTGATTAAGAAAAGGCGCAAATGTACTTCCGGGTTGTCGAGTGAAAAATGTTCTCGGGGGGAAACaaaggagtgggaggaggaggaggaggaggagtgggaggaggaggaggaggaggaggagacaggtcCCGATTCCtggagagaatttaaaaaaataaaacgggacGAATGAAGACACAAAGCTGGAAAATGGAAACCCTTCCCCGATGAATACAATAATAACTCGTCCGCGCATGCGCGCGAGATCGGAATCCCCTCCGGAGTTGATtaacgaagcttttttttttttttttttttttttagttttcttttagacgagagatttcttttgttttgggcCGTGTCAGTTAACGGAGATAGAACAGAGGCTATTAAGGCCTTTCGCGAAGCTGCCAAATGATTCTCTCCGCTTAAGTcgttgtttaattatttatttatgttgtttaattatttatttatttagttttagttttctttaaagataactattgtgccggctttgtctgtccgtccgcactttattctgtctgcacttttctctgtccgacctcagatcttgaaaactactgaggctggaaggctgcaaattggtatgttgatcatccaccctccaatcatcaaacataccaaattgcagtcctctagcctcctcagtagtttttttttttatttaaggttaaagttagccataatcgtgcatctggcaacgatataggacaggccaccaccggtccgtggttagtttcatgggctgcggctcatacagcattataccgagaccactaaagatagatctatttttggtcttgtttatacgatgtacagaaaactcgattgcgccgaagaagcctcggcgtattttttactttttttattttcgacttCAACAAACGTCAATTAAGTCCAGTTGTGGTCCTGCTTCTAGCCACGCGTCGAAGACCCTAATTTTGTTTGCCGCCAGATGAAAGCATCAACGCCTCACATTACACGCGAATTACGtgaacaaataattaataaacgaGTATTCTCCGACCTACTGCGTTCTAGTGCATTGTAAATATCCTTAATGTAACAGAGTATAGGCTTGGCAAAGTCTCTATACGATGCTGAAAGTGGTAATCTTTTGTCCTTATATATTGTAGacttgacagaagaagaagaagaagaagaagatgtatcCTGTGGTTTGTTTTGGTTCCGGGGGAAACTATTTCTAATACTCACAAGAGTTAATGAAACATTCATCAGCTCATTACGTTTTCCTTAAGTGTTCTTTTGACCttaagaagaaggagaggaagtaccttgtgttttgttttggttcCAGGGGAGACTTTTGATACGAACGCGAGTTAAGTCAACGTTCATCAACTCATTACGTTCAGGAGTTTGGTCTCTTTTGCCTTAACGCGTTGTAGACttcgtggaagaagaagaagagctttatgttttgttttggttccGGGGGAAACTCCCTAATACGAATGAGAGTTAAACGATCATCAACTGATTACGTTCAGGAGTTGGTCTCTTTTACCTTAACGTGTTGTAGACctcatggaagaagaagaagaaaaggagttcTGTGTTTTGTTTTGGCTCCGGGGGAAACCATTTCTAATACTAACAAGAGTTAATTGAACGTTCGTCAACTCATTACGTTCAGGAGTTTGGTCTCTTTTGCCTTAACGTATTGTAGACctcatggaagaagaagaagcgctttgtgttttgttttggttcCAGGGGAAACTCTTTCTAATACTCACAAGAATTCATTAAACTTTCATCAGCTCATTACGTTCCGGAGTTTGGTCCGTGTTTGCCCGCGTGCACGTGTGTACGTGCATGTTTACAAGACGTGATACGTGTGACAGGAATATGTAAACATGCGTATGTCTGCATTCGTGTGTGTGAGGCTTTTGATTCGCTGCCTTTTGCCAGAAGTTCCGAAATTGCACATTCATTGCAACCTCTTTCAATGCAAATAGGAGAATTtcttgaaaaggagagagagagagagagagagagagagagaggtggggggggtgACCGGTGCCTTTTTAATAAATGCTGTTATCGTCTGTAGGAacaaaatatgtacattatatacgcaaaatattaagaaaacataaaagataaTTAAGGGAATAACAATTAGAATGCTGATAAAGGTGACGTGATAATAACAAGCATTTTTAATGAGAGATAtttcatatgcataaatatatatatatatatatatatatatatatatatatatatatatatatatatacagtatatgtgtgtgtgtgtgtgtgtgtgcgtttgtgtatgtatgtataatgtatttaggAAAAGCAATAAGAAGACAGTAGACAATTGTAATGGGAGGTAATGCAATCCTTTGCGGGATTAACATTTGCAGCAAGAACAGCGAAccacccaatctctctctctctctctctctctctctctctctctctctctctctctctctctctgcttacgcTAGAGAGCAAGAGCCCAAACAGGCATAAGGCAGCTTTATATAACAACAGccacctttcctctctctctatctctctctctctctcttaaactagAGAGCAATAGCCCAACAACagccaccttctctctctctctctctctctctctctctctctctctctctctctgtcaggaatACCTGGAACTCTCCAACAGCCTAACAGTAATTGGGGCGCGCTAAGGAAAAACTGGAAGGGTGAGGGGTAACTGAGCTGAATCAAGAAAAAGGAATTATATGGTGTCTGTCCCGGGCTGAATCGAGGCTGGGTtacttgtctgtttgtttatttccagAATAACTCTTACTACCATTTTCCTTCGGGGGATTTCATTTGCAAGCTGTGGacgttttcattcatatttccaGATCTcctgaacagcagcgccaatttgctgtaaatgtgcctcgctgtcgaacttcgaACTTattcagttctagaggtcctgtTGTTCAGTTCAGAGGTCCTATGTTCcctgaacagcagcgccaatttgctgtaaatgtgcctcgctgtcgaacttctcagttctagaggtcctttgtTCAGAtctgaacagcagcgccaatttgctgtaaatgtgcctcgctgtcgaactgcTCAGTTCTAGAGATCCTTTGTTCAGATCTCTTGGACTGACCAGCGGTTGTCCTCGAACtgtcagttctagaggtcctttattcagAATTCTTTATTCTGTGCTATTCAGATCTCTTGccattttctgtaaattataGAAGGTCCTTTGTTTCAGATCTCTCTGACCAGTTCTTTATTATTCAGTTCTGTCGTATTGAGGAAGTCAATAAGCAAACCACGTCATTTTTTATGCACAGCTTGTCGTTTCTACAatccatacatttttttaaaggttttacgTCATCTGCGTTTTGGTGACGTCAGCATCTGCAGGTCACGTGACTTGGTACACTTTAGCCTGGTATGcttaaggcagtggttcttaaccattttcaatgtatgcacccctttcaaatcagcagtcagttctcgtacccactgaattgctgaaataaaaaaattaaatacaaagttgataataataataataataataataataataataataataataatattattattattattattattattattattattattattattatttgtcttattttattttatttttattttttcgcagCTTAAGGAAAAAGGTAACGTCATTCCCTTTCGTTGATGCTTTCACCTTCTCCTTTCCTTTACTTCattttcgggcctgggctactATAGGATATTAGGCTGGCAGTCCAGTTGATCTTTTCTCTCGAACAGAATCTAATTTTTCGTCTTTTGGGCTACAAAAGATCACTGAGTTGGCAGTCCAATTTGcctttaaatctttaaaaactcAAATTTTCGGTCTCTTATCAATTGCACTTTCATCAGAAATCGTCAAATCTGGAATTagacatttaagagagagagagagagaggattgtctCTAAATCCCAACGATCCTTCCTCTGTGTTATGAggacatgaatatatatgcaatatcaaATGCACAGCTGAACTGGACTTTTTTCGTGTGTGGCGTATTTGCTTTTCCATATCGTCGCCCAAACAGAGCCAGCGCCCCTCCCCCCCCGGACTAACAACGAAAGTAAATAGAGGCTTTGCTATCCAGTCCACTAAAGAATTGactaatccagagagagagagagagagagagaatttgttggCTGTGCAATTTCACTTGATTACATGATTTCTTGGGAATGTGCATTTTGAATGAGAACTTGCATTTAGGGTGAGGATATGCATGTATGAGAATATGCAGTTAGGATGAGAATATACATTTAGGATGAAGATATGCATTTTGAATGAGAATGTGCATGTTGTGTGAGAATATGCATTTTGAATGAgaatatgtatgttgtatgagAATATACATTTTGAATGAGAATATTCTTGTTGTATGAGAATTTGCATGTTGTATGAGAATATGCATTTTGAATGAGAATATGCATGTTCTATGAGAATGTGCAGTCAGGATGAgaatatgtatgttgtatgagAGTGTGCAGTCAGGATGAGTATATGTATGTTACATGAGAATACGCATTTAGGATAGCATATGCATGTTGTATGTGAATACTTATATACTATGTAACAATACACTTGTATGAGAATACGCACAATGCATGAGAATACGCATGTTGTATGAGACCCTAACATTCATTTTAACATTCATTCTCGCTACGAAATTTATCCGggaatatttttccccatttttttttttgacggaggATAAAAATTTCAGGACACAATAGACCCGATATTGAGTTTTTCtccataaaattttaataataatagtgaggaCTCACAcaaggcgaggaggaggaggtaggaatcGATCTCCCGGGGAAGCTATGAATACCAAATGAATACATCAGTTGCAAAGGAAAGGTGCTATGCAAGGAATGCAATGTTTGATCAAAGAAGTCGtgtttgcattttgataaatatacTAAGCTaaaatctctctatatatatatatatatatatatatatatatatatatatatatatatatatatatatatatatatatatatatatatatatattatatatatatatattattttacaaatttaagtggaattgaaaggatatatatatatatatatatatatatatatatatatatatatatatatatatatatatatatatatatatatatatatatataaaacccttctTATCCCAACATTCCACTAAATTCtataaaacgattttttttctttatcatttttatataaatctattttcttatttctccaaCGTGTTGCGCACAGTCCTGTTTTCCCAACATGCTGCGCACAGTCCTGTTATCCCAACATGCTGCGCACAGTCCTGTTTTCCCAACATGCTGCGCACAGTCCTGTTTTCCCAACATGCTGCTCACAGCCCTGTTATCCCAACATGCTGCGCTCAGTCCTGTTATCCCAACATGCTGCGCACAGTCCTGTTATCTCAACATGCTGCGCTCAGTCCTGTTATCCCAACATGCTGCACACAGTCCTGTTATCTCAACATGCTGCGCTCAGTCCTGTTATCCCAACATGCTGCACACAGTCCTGTTATCCCAACATGCTGCGCTCAGTCCTGTTATCCCAACATGCTGCACACAGTCCTGTTATCCCAACATGCTGCACACAGTCCTGTTATCTCAACATGCTGCGCTCAGTCCTGTTATCTCAACATGCTGCACACAGTCCTGTTATCCCAACATGCTGCACACAGTCCTGTTATCTCAACATGCTGCGCACAGTCCTGTTATCTCAACATGCTGCACTCAGTCCTGTTATCCCAACATGCTGCACACAGTCCTGTTATCCCAACATGCTGCACACAGTCCTGTTATCCCAACATGCTGCACACAGTCCTGTTATCTCAACATGCTGCACACAGTCCTGTTATCCCAACATGCTGCACACAGTCCTGTTATCTCAACATGCTGCGCACAGTCCTGTTATCTCAACATGCTGCACACAGTCCTGTTATCCCAACATGCTGCACACAGTCCTGTTATCCCAACATGCTGCGCTCAGTCCTGTTATCCCAACATGCTGCTCACAGTCCTGTTTTCTCAACATGCTGCGCACAGTCCTGTTTCCCAACATGCTGCTGCTGTTATCCCAACATGCTGCCCTGTTATCTCAACATGCTGCACACAGTCCTGTTATCTCAACATGCTGCGCACAGTCCTGTTATCTCAACATGCTGCACACAGTCCTGTTATCTCAACATGCTGCGCACAGTCCTGTTATCTCAACATGCTGTGCACAGTCCTGTTATCCCAACATGCTGCGCACAGTCCTGTTTTCCCGACATGCTGCTGCACAGTCCTGTTTTCCCAACATGCTGCTCATAGCCCTGTTATCCCAACATGCTGCGCTCAGTCCTGTTATCCCAACATGCTGCACACAGTCCTGTTATCTCAACATGCTGCAACACAGTCCTGTTATCTCAACATGCTGTGCACAGTCCTGTTGTTTGCGCACAGTCCTGTTACATGCTGCACACAGTCCTGTTATCTCAACATGCTGCACACAGTCCTGTTATCTCAACATCAACATGCTCACAGTCCTGTTTTCCCGACATGCTGCTCACAGCCTGTTATCCCAACATGCTGCGCTCAGTCCTGTTATCTCAACATGCTGCACATAGTCCTGTTATCTCAACATGCTGCAGTCCTGTTATCTCAACAGCCATGTTATCCCAACATGCTGCGCTCAGTCCTGTTATCTCAACATCAGTCCTGTTATCCCAACATGTCCTGTTATCTCAACATGCTGCACAGTCCTGTTATCTCAACATGCTGCACACAGTCCTGTTATCTCAACATGCTGCACACAGTCCTGTGTCACAGTCCTGTTATCTCAACATGCTGTGCACAGTCCTGTTTCTCCTGACATGCTGCTCACAGCCCTGTTATCCCAACATGCTGCGCTCAGTCCTGTTATCTCAACATGCTGCACACAGTCCTGTTATCCCAACATGTGCACAGTCCTGTTATCTCAACATGCTAGCCCTGTTATCCCAACATCCTGTTTTCCCAACAGTCCTGTTATCTCAACATGCTGCGCACAGTCCTGTTTTCCCGACATGCTGCTCATAGCCCTGTTATCCCAACATGCTGCGCTCAGTCCTGTTATCTCAACATGCTGCTCACAGTCCTGTTTTCCCAACATGCTGCTCATAGCCCTGTTATCCCAACATGCTGCGCTCAGTCCTGTTATCTCAACATGCTGCACACAGTCCTGTTATCTCAACATGCTGCACACAGTCCTGTTATCTCAACATGCTGCACAGTCCTGTTATCTCAACATGCTGCACACAGTCCTGTTATCTCAACATGCTGTGCACAGTCCTGTTATCTCAACATCCCAACTGTTATCAACTGCGCTGCACAGTCCTGTTATCCCGACATGCTGCTCACAGCCCTGTTATCCCAACATGCTGCGCTCAGTCCTGTTATGTTATCCCAACATGCTGCGCACAGTCCTGTTTTCCCAACATGCTGCTCATGTTTTCCCCATGTTATCCCAACCTGTTATCCCAACATGCTGCGCTCAGTCCTGTTATCCCAACATGCTGCACACAGTCCTGTTATCATCAACATATCCCAACATGCTGACAGTCCTGTTATCTCAACATGCTGCACACAGTCCTTTTCCCAACATGCTCTCAACATGTTATCCCAACATGCGCTCAGTCCTGTTATCTCAACATGCTGCACACAGTCCTGTTATCTCAACATGCTGCACAGTCCTGTTATCTCAACATGCTGCGCACAGTCCTGTTATCTCAACATGCTGCACAGTCCTGTCCCAACATGCTGCATAGCCCTGTTATCCCAACATGCTGCGCTCAGTCCTGTTATCTCAACATGCTGCACACAGTCCTGTTATCTCAACATGCTGTGCACAGTCCTGTTATCTCAACATGCTGCACGCACAGTCCTGTTTTCCCTGACATGCTGTGCACATGCTCCCAACATGCTGCTCATAGCCCTGTTATCCCAACATGCTGCGCTCAGTCCTGTTATCCCAACATGCTGCACACAGTCCTGTTATCTCAACATGCTGCGCACAGTCCTGTTATCTCAACATGCTGTGCACAGTCCTGTTTTCCCAACATGCTGCTCATAGCCCTGTTATCCCAACATGCTGCGCTCAGTCCTGTTATCTCAACATGCTGCGCACAGTCCTGTTATCTCAACATGCTGTGCACAGTCCTGTTATCCCAACATGCTGCGCACAGTCCTGTTTTCCCCAACATGCTGCTGTCACAGCCTCCCAACATGCTGCCTCAGTCCTGTTATCCCAACA from Macrobrachium rosenbergii isolate ZJJX-2024 chromosome 51, ASM4041242v1, whole genome shotgun sequence encodes:
- the LOC136833020 gene encoding keratin-associated protein 9-1-like; its protein translation is MLRTVLFSQHAAHSPVIPTCCAQSCYPNMLRTVLLSQHAALSPVIPTCCTQSCYLNMLRSVLLSQHAAHSPVIPTCCAQSCYPNMLHTVLLSQHAAHSPVISTCCAQSCYLNMLHTVLLSQHAAHSPVISTCCAQSCYLNMLHSVLLSQHAAHSPVIPTCCTQSCYPNMLHTVLLSQHAAHSPVIPTCCTQSCYLNMLRTVLLSQHAAHSPVIPTCCTQSCYPNMLRSVLLSQHAAHSPVFSTCCAQSCFPTCCCCYPNMLPCYLNMLHTVLLSQHAAHSPVISTCCTQSCYLNMLRTVLLSQHAVHSPVIPTCCAQSCFPDMLLHSPVFPTCCS